In one window of Synechococcus sp. M16CYN DNA:
- a CDS encoding TIGR03279 family radical SAM protein: MSAGVAVATLDSNTFVHQLQPAIVASVDPDSIGHELGFEPGDQLLSINGIRPRDLIDYRYLCVEEHLSLEVRDTAGGLHRINLEKDTDDGLGLVFTEALFDGLRQCNNHCSFCFIDQQPPGHRSSLYLKDDDYRLSFLYSSYVTLTNLKEADWQRIKDQRLSPLFVSVHATEPILRSRLLANPRAGLLMDQLAWFDRHNLQIHAQVVVCPGLNDGAALQQTLNDLSCFARGDWPAVLSTAIVPVGLTRFRPEDDCLVPVDRDCARRVIDQVERLQPEFQVRVGSRFVWLSDEWYLMARLPLPPRADYEDFPQEENGVGSIRAFLEALDEASKVLPQKVARPRRCSWVVGNIVKTALQPVTQRLNAVKGVNLKLFGLPSPYWGQSQVVTGLLTGQDLLDGLKGCDLRDELLLPSVMLRRGQQVFLDDMTLEAVQRQITVPIRVVYGAADIVASVLGSAKKTSKLVED; the protein is encoded by the coding sequence ATGTCTGCCGGAGTTGCCGTTGCGACTCTTGATTCCAACACTTTTGTGCATCAGCTACAGCCCGCTATAGTCGCATCCGTTGATCCCGACTCTATTGGACACGAGCTTGGCTTTGAACCTGGTGATCAACTTCTCAGTATCAACGGGATTCGTCCTAGAGATTTAATCGATTATCGTTATCTTTGCGTTGAAGAACACCTCAGCCTGGAAGTTCGCGATACCGCTGGTGGGCTTCACCGCATTAATCTGGAAAAAGACACGGATGATGGTCTTGGCTTAGTCTTTACTGAAGCACTTTTTGATGGGCTGCGTCAATGCAACAATCATTGTTCTTTTTGTTTTATTGACCAGCAACCTCCTGGCCACCGAAGCAGCCTCTACTTGAAAGACGACGACTATCGCCTTAGCTTTTTATACAGTTCTTATGTTACGCTCACTAACCTTAAAGAAGCGGATTGGCAGCGAATTAAAGACCAGCGGTTATCACCACTCTTCGTATCGGTTCACGCTACGGAACCGATTTTGCGTTCTCGCCTTCTTGCCAACCCTCGAGCTGGATTGTTGATGGATCAACTTGCCTGGTTTGACCGGCATAATCTACAGATCCATGCCCAGGTAGTTGTATGCCCCGGTCTCAATGATGGCGCTGCATTGCAGCAGACTCTCAATGACCTTTCGTGTTTTGCCAGGGGAGACTGGCCAGCTGTCTTGTCTACTGCCATAGTGCCAGTCGGTCTAACACGCTTTCGGCCAGAAGATGATTGCCTCGTGCCAGTAGACCGGGACTGCGCTCGCCGTGTGATTGACCAGGTAGAGAGATTACAACCCGAATTTCAAGTTCGGGTAGGATCGCGCTTCGTTTGGTTGTCCGATGAATGGTACCTAATGGCCAGACTACCGCTGCCACCACGAGCGGATTATGAGGATTTCCCCCAAGAAGAAAATGGCGTAGGCAGCATTCGTGCCTTCCTAGAGGCTCTGGATGAGGCCTCCAAAGTACTCCCTCAAAAGGTGGCTCGGCCCCGGCGATGCAGTTGGGTGGTGGGGAACATTGTCAAGACTGCTCTCCAACCAGTCACCCAACGGTTAAATGCTGTAAAAGGGGTCAACCTTAAGCTGTTTGGGTTACCAAGCCCCTACTGGGGCCAAAGTCAGGTAGTTACGGGACTGCTAACAGGCCAAGATCTTCTTGATGGATTAAAGGGTTGCGATCTAAGAGATGAGCTTTTGCTCCCCTCTGTGATGTTGCGTCGGGGGCAGCAGGTGTTTCTTGACGACATGACTCTTGAAGCGGTTCAGCGTCAGATCACTGTTCCTATACGCGTCGTTTATGGGGCGGCTGATATTGTTGCTTCTGTGCTGGGTTCGGCCAAGAAGACCTCTAAGCTTGTTGAAGATTGA
- a CDS encoding TolC family protein yields MIRIVHRFSASALLVAEILVAGTSPGLSQNSVYEGSTSALIDKSTLPIASEFREGRLRVNVNESAISPAATEVPLSLQPLVAPPSLALPDQKEQVQINELRPLTLEETLLLAEVNSPKLKAALSQVDQAKLSLRAKIAFWYPTVDFSAGGLPAYFKSYTFRNPDFLSEVSMASATNRLTGEVANPVNEPTNETYAREWRLNASLQVSWDIINPRRVPQIAAARDRYERARRSYLISLRDLRLETSIAYFNLQEADEGVRIGQTSVRASLISLRDARARFNAGVNTKLEVLEAETQLARDRSILASKLGDQNTARRSLASKVSLPQNITPTAATPGRPLGSWKASLQESISAAYAYREELDQLLLDISISNSEANASLAAIQPILSFVNTSNVNRREGQMGRRSIKEIDMDDYAWAFSNTTALTLTWRLFDGGHSHAEYSRFKRAAKQNAYQFARKRDDIRLEVEQSFFGLRTSIQNIQTTASEVLSSRESLLLSQLRVQAGVSTQREVVNNQRDLTNAELRYASAIRGYNTGLVQLGRRTGLDALLPCSGPDGLPSINPEDMQTLIPIEPMPFRSVCPTTPVSSGFAIPSFSVQEL; encoded by the coding sequence TTGATTCGTATTGTGCACCGATTCTCCGCAAGTGCGTTGTTGGTTGCGGAAATTTTGGTTGCTGGAACTTCACCCGGACTAAGTCAAAATTCTGTCTATGAGGGCTCTACCTCTGCATTAATCGATAAATCGACCTTGCCCATTGCTTCTGAGTTCAGAGAAGGGCGACTTCGCGTAAACGTGAACGAATCTGCCATATCTCCAGCAGCCACTGAGGTACCTCTATCGCTTCAGCCTTTGGTTGCTCCGCCATCTCTTGCGCTTCCGGATCAAAAAGAACAAGTCCAGATCAACGAGTTGCGTCCGCTTACCCTCGAAGAGACTTTGCTTTTGGCAGAGGTCAATAGTCCAAAATTAAAAGCTGCATTAAGTCAAGTTGATCAAGCGAAGTTGTCTTTACGCGCAAAAATTGCGTTCTGGTATCCCACTGTGGATTTTTCTGCCGGTGGTCTTCCTGCCTACTTCAAGTCGTACACATTTCGGAATCCAGACTTTTTGTCTGAAGTCTCCATGGCATCGGCGACCAATCGCTTGACCGGAGAAGTGGCCAATCCGGTAAATGAGCCTACGAATGAGACTTATGCGCGTGAATGGCGTCTCAATGCCAGCCTTCAAGTTAGTTGGGACATCATTAACCCGAGGCGCGTTCCCCAAATCGCCGCCGCTCGTGACCGTTATGAACGAGCACGCAGATCGTATCTGATCTCTCTGCGTGATCTCCGATTGGAGACTTCTATTGCTTACTTCAATCTTCAAGAAGCTGATGAAGGTGTTCGAATTGGTCAGACCTCGGTTCGTGCCTCCTTAATCAGCCTAAGAGACGCTCGCGCTCGCTTTAACGCTGGCGTTAACACAAAACTTGAAGTTCTTGAAGCTGAGACCCAGCTCGCGCGCGATAGGAGTATCCTGGCCTCCAAGCTGGGTGATCAGAATACAGCGCGTCGGAGTTTGGCTTCCAAAGTTAGCTTGCCTCAAAACATCACCCCAACGGCAGCCACCCCGGGAAGGCCTTTAGGGAGTTGGAAAGCATCACTTCAGGAGAGTATCAGCGCTGCTTACGCCTATAGAGAAGAGTTAGATCAGCTACTCCTTGACATATCCATTAGCAACAGCGAGGCCAATGCTTCTCTCGCAGCAATTCAGCCAATTTTAAGCTTTGTCAACACGAGTAATGTTAATCGTCGGGAAGGCCAAATGGGTAGAAGATCTATCAAAGAGATCGATATGGATGATTATGCGTGGGCCTTCAGCAACACCACAGCGTTAACGCTGACGTGGCGTTTGTTTGATGGAGGTCATTCCCATGCTGAATACAGCCGTTTCAAGCGGGCTGCTAAGCAAAATGCTTACCAATTCGCAAGAAAGCGGGATGACATTCGCCTTGAGGTGGAACAAAGTTTCTTTGGACTTCGTACGTCCATCCAAAACATTCAAACCACGGCCAGTGAAGTCTTATCCTCCCGTGAGTCCCTGCTGCTGTCTCAGCTTCGTGTACAAGCCGGTGTGAGCACTCAAAGAGAAGTAGTGAATAATCAAAGGGATCTCACCAATGCTGAGCTGCGTTACGCAAGCGCTATTCGTGGTTATAACACTGGCCTAGTTCAGTTAGGCCGCCGTACTGGTTTGGATGCATTGCTTCCTTGTAGTGGGCCTGATGGGTTGCCTTCAATCAATCCTGAAGACATGCAAACGTTAATTCCCATTGAACCAATGCCCTTTCGATCTGTGTGTCCCACCACTCCGGTTTCTTCCGGTTTTGCTATTCCTTCCTTCTCTGTACAGGAATTGTGA
- the psbU gene encoding photosystem II complex extrinsic protein PsbU — translation MKWLLSLLTTTLVVAGLISSLVLSYAVYAEEDILGKYSGSEIRNVADDKIAEREGKVDLNNSSVRRFQQFPGMYPTMAGKIVLGGPYNEVDDVLELDLSERQKELFAKYRDNFTVTPPSIALNEGDDRINDGQYR, via the coding sequence ATGAAGTGGCTCCTAAGCTTGTTAACCACCACCCTAGTCGTGGCAGGCTTGATCTCGAGCCTTGTGCTTTCATACGCGGTTTACGCGGAAGAAGACATTCTCGGAAAATATTCCGGTAGCGAAATCCGTAATGTTGCGGATGACAAAATCGCTGAGCGTGAAGGCAAGGTGGATCTCAATAATTCTTCCGTACGCCGTTTTCAGCAGTTCCCTGGGATGTATCCCACAATGGCTGGAAAAATTGTTCTTGGCGGGCCATACAACGAAGTTGATGACGTACTGGAACTTGACCTTAGTGAACGTCAGAAAGAGCTGTTCGCCAAGTACCGCGATAATTTTACTGTCACGCCTCCATCAATTGCCCTTAACGAAGGTGATGATCGAATTAATGATGGTCAGTACCGATGA
- the nadB gene encoding L-aspartate oxidase, giving the protein MDQLYSPDPIPPGPWDVAVIGAGAAGLMTCLDLPAGLSVLLLNRNTGRCSSSRWAQGGIAAVTRPEDNAYSHAEDTIHAGAGLCDRDAVQLLVNEAPHCVERLQKLGMTFDRDGPNLATTLEAAHSHKRVLHVRDQTGKALVDVLRERVEERVGLLHRRGVRVTQLMVENGCCSGLQVLDGRRVYTVQARAIVLASGGGGHLFANTTNPTQACGEGIALAWQAGAAVEDLEFIQFHPTALRLKGAPCFLLSEAVRGEGGVLLDDFGCSPVAHLPQGDLSPRDQVSRALVQAMQRQGVGQIWLDFSAIPRKRAEARFPNILDRCGEFGLNPLEHPIPVAPAAHYWMGGVATDLQAATNLPGLFAVGEVACTGLHGANRLASNSLMECLVFAHQLEKISLVPQQTWGKRSKPTICELDLSHGESSTGLISRIEQLRQLCWRDAGVDRAVRKLRRALHQVQAEEIWLEHQPLLRLMRGLGNTEALELGDSSRRNLNLLLDLHHRLLTSRLMLQAGLFRRESRGGHFRIDAPAPLPQWQCHSRQSIKEGIRTRALRV; this is encoded by the coding sequence ATGGACCAGCTTTATTCTCCTGATCCAATTCCTCCCGGCCCCTGGGATGTGGCGGTGATTGGCGCCGGGGCAGCCGGTCTAATGACTTGCCTGGACCTCCCCGCCGGCTTAAGCGTGTTGCTGCTTAATCGGAACACCGGGCGCTGTTCGTCCAGCCGATGGGCGCAGGGAGGGATCGCCGCAGTCACACGGCCAGAGGATAATGCTTACAGCCACGCTGAGGACACCATCCATGCCGGAGCTGGACTATGTGACAGGGATGCCGTACAGCTGCTGGTAAACGAAGCGCCCCATTGCGTAGAACGTCTTCAAAAGTTAGGGATGACTTTTGACCGTGATGGCCCAAACCTCGCAACTACGCTTGAAGCAGCCCACAGCCACAAACGAGTCCTTCATGTACGAGACCAGACCGGAAAAGCACTAGTGGATGTGCTACGGGAGCGTGTAGAAGAACGTGTTGGTCTTTTACACCGCCGCGGCGTACGGGTCACGCAGCTTATGGTGGAAAACGGGTGTTGCAGCGGTCTACAGGTGCTAGACGGCCGCCGCGTTTACACGGTACAAGCCCGAGCCATTGTGCTCGCCAGCGGGGGCGGCGGTCATCTGTTCGCAAATACCACCAACCCGACTCAAGCCTGCGGCGAAGGCATAGCACTTGCCTGGCAAGCAGGCGCTGCCGTAGAAGACCTAGAATTCATCCAGTTTCATCCTACGGCGTTACGCCTCAAAGGCGCCCCTTGCTTTCTCCTCTCAGAGGCGGTACGAGGCGAAGGCGGTGTTTTGCTGGATGACTTCGGTTGTAGCCCCGTAGCTCATTTGCCACAAGGGGATCTCTCTCCTCGTGATCAAGTGAGTCGCGCTCTTGTTCAGGCCATGCAACGGCAGGGAGTAGGACAAATTTGGCTCGATTTCAGTGCCATTCCCCGCAAGCGGGCGGAAGCGCGCTTCCCAAATATTCTTGACCGTTGTGGTGAATTTGGCCTCAACCCTCTGGAACACCCAATCCCAGTTGCTCCCGCCGCGCACTATTGGATGGGTGGTGTCGCTACCGACCTTCAAGCTGCCACAAATCTTCCTGGGCTTTTCGCAGTTGGCGAAGTGGCTTGCACGGGGCTCCACGGTGCTAATCGTCTGGCCAGTAACTCCCTGATGGAATGTCTGGTTTTTGCTCATCAGCTAGAGAAAATTAGCCTGGTGCCACAACAAACATGGGGTAAACGATCCAAACCCACAATCTGTGAGCTTGATCTCAGTCATGGAGAAAGCAGTACCGGCCTGATATCACGCATTGAACAACTCAGGCAGCTGTGCTGGCGCGACGCCGGTGTGGACCGAGCCGTTCGTAAACTCCGCCGAGCTCTTCATCAAGTTCAAGCTGAGGAAATCTGGCTTGAGCATCAGCCTCTTTTGCGCCTTATGCGAGGTCTTGGTAATACAGAAGCCTTAGAACTTGGTGACAGCAGTCGCAGAAATCTTAATCTGCTGCTAGATCTTCATCACCGCTTACT
- a CDS encoding inositol monophosphatase family protein, translated as MTEVLSADQLSAVHQLLDRVSARQRQDFGHATSDLKSDGTPITACDRWSDATFVGGLAEIAPGEGILSEEGSKQVPESRAYWVVDPLDGTTNFAAGIPYWAISIARFVDGRPSEVFLDVPALSQRIVALQGRGAFRNGEVLTAKTRCLTTSNCVSLCSRSIRLLQRKLDQPFPGKIRLLGVASLNLVSVAMGQTVGALEATPRIWDLAAAWLVLEELDCPIRWLGADPSQLYAGQDLSEASFPMLAACSWSQLTTLLPWGEALIQS; from the coding sequence ATGACTGAGGTGCTCAGTGCAGACCAACTGAGCGCCGTCCATCAGTTGCTCGACCGTGTTTCAGCACGACAGCGCCAGGACTTTGGTCATGCTACGTCTGATCTTAAGTCGGATGGAACTCCTATCACGGCTTGTGATCGTTGGAGTGATGCCACCTTTGTGGGGGGTCTAGCGGAGATTGCCCCGGGAGAAGGTATCCTCAGTGAGGAGGGGTCGAAGCAGGTTCCCGAATCTCGTGCATACTGGGTCGTCGATCCGCTGGATGGCACAACAAACTTTGCAGCTGGTATCCCTTATTGGGCCATCTCTATAGCTCGATTCGTTGACGGTCGTCCTAGTGAGGTGTTTTTGGACGTACCGGCTTTGAGTCAGCGAATTGTGGCTTTACAAGGTCGGGGCGCTTTTCGAAATGGCGAAGTATTGACGGCAAAGACGCGCTGTCTAACCACAAGCAATTGTGTTTCGCTTTGTAGTCGCTCAATACGACTGCTACAGAGGAAACTGGATCAACCGTTTCCTGGAAAGATTCGTTTACTTGGAGTTGCCAGCCTCAATTTAGTGAGTGTCGCGATGGGACAAACAGTTGGTGCCCTTGAAGCAACTCCTAGAATTTGGGACCTGGCCGCGGCATGGCTTGTATTGGAGGAATTGGATTGCCCAATTCGTTGGCTGGGTGCTGACCCATCGCAGTTGTACGCAGGTCAAGATTTATCGGAAGCAAGTTTCCCAATGTTGGCTGCCTGCTCTTGGTCACAACTAACCACACTTTTGCCCTGGGGTGAAGCATTGATTCAGAGCTAA
- a CDS encoding undecaprenyl-diphosphate phosphatase: protein MTDTAVPLGLVEALVLGIIQGITEFLPISSTAHLRVVPALFGWDDPGVSVTAAIQLGSIIATTSYFHQDLSRVLRGISRAIRYGQWQDPEARLGIAMASGNMPILLLGLGIKMFWHQEYDGSPLRTVPSIAVISIVMALFLAFAECVGSQIKRLDSVNSRDGLVVGCAQALAVVPGVSRSGSTLTASLFDGWKRADAARFSFLLSIPAISVAGLVELKSALDVGTTVDPLSLIVGIISATLVSWLSIGWLLHFLQQNSSWIFVVYRLIFGSTLLVWWVVSSAH from the coding sequence ATGACCGATACCGCTGTTCCGCTAGGTCTTGTTGAGGCTTTAGTGCTTGGCATCATCCAGGGAATAACAGAGTTTTTACCAATAAGCAGCACCGCTCACCTCAGGGTTGTACCAGCACTTTTCGGCTGGGATGACCCAGGAGTATCTGTTACCGCAGCTATTCAATTGGGAAGCATCATTGCTACAACGTCGTACTTTCACCAAGATCTATCTCGGGTGCTCAGGGGAATCAGTCGTGCAATTCGCTATGGACAATGGCAAGACCCCGAAGCGCGTTTGGGAATTGCCATGGCGAGCGGCAACATGCCTATTCTCCTGTTGGGCCTAGGAATCAAGATGTTTTGGCACCAGGAGTATGACGGCTCCCCATTACGTACTGTTCCTTCCATCGCGGTTATTTCAATTGTGATGGCGCTGTTCCTTGCGTTCGCTGAATGCGTCGGTTCACAAATTAAACGACTTGATTCGGTTAATAGTCGCGACGGTCTTGTTGTAGGCTGCGCTCAGGCTTTGGCCGTTGTCCCTGGCGTCTCTCGCTCGGGAAGTACACTCACAGCTTCGTTGTTTGATGGATGGAAACGCGCAGACGCTGCGCGTTTTTCCTTCTTGCTAAGTATCCCTGCAATTTCTGTTGCTGGATTGGTAGAATTAAAAAGCGCCTTGGACGTCGGTACGACCGTCGATCCCCTTTCTCTCATTGTAGGCATTATCTCGGCTACCTTGGTATCCTGGTTGTCCATTGGTTGGTTGTTACACTTTTTACAACAAAACAGCTCCTGGATTTTTGTTGTTTACCGATTGATATTTGGTTCGACCCTTCTTGTTTGGTGGGTTGTTTCCAGTGCACACTGA
- a CDS encoding DUF3120 domain-containing protein encodes MIGSIWQSTTSDRAWFVSIPKVATAMIVLPVFLQAPWVRIHPFSATLFTAVLIAAGITLNRSENQHSTDLGSLLVGFSGSWFAGCVFWGWLRAHPILHLPVEAFALPIALAGLGNRWHLASAFYLSSLLGTAFTDLMIAITGVMRFWPTVVTASPNTAPQLLHKAGLHLLHPLQLIALAAAIAIILWIARELSKLEIAPRCSTDTLSMSASVLTTTLWVDGLFLLFALLQPSLSGLIE; translated from the coding sequence TTGATCGGTAGCATCTGGCAATCTACGACTTCCGATCGTGCATGGTTCGTGTCGATACCGAAAGTAGCCACAGCCATGATTGTGCTGCCAGTCTTTTTACAAGCTCCCTGGGTTCGTATTCATCCGTTTTCAGCGACGCTATTCACCGCCGTGTTGATCGCAGCCGGCATCACTCTAAACCGTAGCGAAAACCAGCACAGCACAGACCTAGGTTCACTGCTAGTTGGTTTTAGCGGCAGCTGGTTTGCAGGGTGTGTGTTCTGGGGTTGGCTTCGGGCTCATCCAATTTTGCATCTGCCAGTTGAAGCTTTTGCCTTACCAATTGCTTTAGCCGGCTTAGGAAACCGTTGGCATCTCGCCTCAGCCTTCTATTTGTCATCTTTGCTCGGTACAGCCTTCACCGATCTAATGATTGCCATCACGGGAGTGATGCGCTTTTGGCCCACCGTAGTCACCGCCTCCCCGAACACAGCGCCCCAACTACTACATAAGGCAGGGCTCCATCTACTTCACCCACTCCAACTCATAGCTCTTGCAGCGGCTATTGCCATAATTCTATGGATTGCTCGGGAATTATCAAAACTTGAAATAGCCCCTCGCTGTAGTACCGACACACTCTCTATGTCAGCATCGGTGCTCACAACCACCTTATGGGTGGATGGTCTTTTTCTACTCTTTGCATTGCTCCAACCTAGTCTCAGTGGATTAATCGAGTGA